The stretch of DNA AAATTCAGTACAAtatacataacataacatatacAAACTACATAAACTACTCTTAGGAAATAATCAAATAATCATTCTTAGAACAGTCCCCAGTGCTTCTTGTGTTCCTTGATGTGGACGGTCACCGGAACAGGTTTCTCAACAAACACTGGCTTGTGGACGTACACTGGAACGGGTTTCTCAACATGAACTGCGTATGGTTTCGGCACTTCGACGTATTCCTTCTTGATGACTGGAACCTTAACCTCAACTGGGTATGGAACCGGGCGATCAACGTGGACTGGAACCTTCTTCTCCACGTATACTGGAACTTTCTTCTCGACCACAACTGGGACCTTCTTCTCAACGTGAACTGGATATGGGACCTTCACTTCAACCGGCACATGTTTCTCAACCTCGACTGGGTATGGGACAGGAACTTTCTTGGTGATGGTTGTGTGCAAATGCTTGACTTCGTGGTGGTCAAAATGATGATCGTGCTGATCGTTGTCGAAGCTATCAAGATCGTGTCCCAGTTCCCAGAGACCACGTTTCTCTTTCTTCAAGGATTCGTCAACTGCTGCACAGGAAGCAATGGCCACAGCCATAGACAACACGATGAACACCTGCGAAGGGGATAATATCGTTAATTAGATACTTGCGTGTGCTAATTAATAAATTGCACGATCTGCTATGAGGCTCAAGCCCACCGAGAAATTTATTTATACCTTCATGATTAACACCGTTCAGTGGTTTTCGGACTGTACGTGATCTTTGTGATGATCTCCTTCGAATGATGGTTTAGCCGAATCGGAATCAGTTTTTATTTGGCTCGACTACCTATCGTTGTCCGCTGTGTGATAACATTCGACCATGAAAACACTTTATGGTGGCTTTTAGTGATTTTGATTATCAAAGGTTAATATGATCGAGATTTATCGAATTTGCCAATTCGAATCAAGGTTCGCTATTCTTTTTGTAAGCAaatgaggatttttttttcaaataccatCGCATGAAACTGCTCGTTATACCATGTGGTTGAAAAAATTTCCCTCTGATGTTTGGTACAATATAAACGAAATATGTACATGGAACGCCACCCAATCTATTCCAGATTATTcatcaatttttgtttcatcgttcgcgtttatttttattggtatgtatttttaaacaaacAAAGATCGAAATCATTCCGATTTACCAAATTAAAGATAAAGAAAAAACTCTCTCTGCCGTTTATATCCTTTTTCGAATTCACGACATGATAAATAGCTATTGATTCCCACCAATTTGCGATTGCGATTGCGTTTTCACTATCTATTTTTGCTAGTGGGCGCAAATAAACTGAACCGAATCAAATAAAAGCCATTCCGGCTAAGTCAACAAACATCATTCGTCAGCAATCATCCCAACGATCAAGTGCAGTCCGATACTCACTCAACGGCATCGATCATGAAGGTGAGAGTTTGCGTAAtaattcaattgaatatagAGCTAAATAATAAACATTCAATTCTGCAGGCGTTTATTGTGTTGTCTATGGCTGTGGCCATTGCTTCCTGCGCGGTAGTTGACGATTCCTCGAAGAAGGAAAAACGTGGACTCTGGGAACTTGGACATGAATTCAGCGACTTCGACGATGACCACCACGATCACCATTTGGACCACCATGAAGTCAAACATTTACATACAACCATCACCAAGAAGGTTCCCGTTCCATACCCAGTCGAGGTTGAGAAACATGTTCCGGTTGAGGTGAAGGTCCCATACCC from Toxorhynchites rutilus septentrionalis strain SRP chromosome 3, ASM2978413v1, whole genome shotgun sequence encodes:
- the LOC129774487 gene encoding mantle protein-like, which encodes MKVFIVLSMAVAIASCAAVDESLKKEKRGLWELGHDLDSFDNDQHDHHFDHHEVKHLHTTITKKVPVPYPVEVEKHVPVEVKVPYPVHVEKKVPVVVEKKVPVYVEKKVPVHVDRPVPYPVEVKVPVIKKEYVEVPKPYAVHVEKPVPVYVHKPVFVEKPVPVTVHIKEHKKHWGLF